The window GCCGAGGCCGGCGCCGACATGATGAGCGTCCACCAGGAGGTCTGCCGCCACCTCCATCGCACCCTCCAGCACATCGTCCAGCACGGTTTGCTCCCCGGCGTCGTCATCAACCCCGCCACCCCCGTCGACACCCTCATCGAAGTCCTTCCCATGCTGCACTATGTCCTCGTCATGAGCGTCAATCCTGGCTTCGGCGGCCAAAAATTTCTGCCCCTGGCACTCGATAAGATCGCCCACCTCACCGAACTCCGCGAGGAGATGGGACTCAACTTCCGCATCGAAGTCGACGGCGGCGTCGCTCACGATACCGTCACTCAGGTCGTCGAAGCAGGAGCAGACATGCTCGTCGCAGGTTCTGCCGTATTCAGCCCCGGCAAAACCGAACAAAACGCCCAGGAGTTTCTCAAGCTCGCCCGAGCAGCTATCCCGGCACAAGTCGCATAGGAACGATTAGAATAGAACACAGCCTGAGCGCCCTTGCGCGAGGCGGATGGGGTCTACAGCGGATGAATCAGCGTTCTTTTTTTCCCAGTGTCAGGGCCAGCGTATTGGCAGGAGTCGCAATCGCAAGTCTCTTAATCGGATCCATCAGCGCAAGCGCGCAGGTAACCGGCTCCACGCAGGCCACGACCGACGCCAATGGGCAAACGCAACAGAACGTCACCCTCTCCGC is drawn from Edaphobacter lichenicola and contains these coding sequences:
- the rpe gene encoding ribulose-phosphate 3-epimerase, whose protein sequence is MIELAASILAADFAHLADEVAAAERGGATILHVDIMDGHFVPNITFGPPVVKALRPVTKLPLDCHMMVENPDDFIQAFAEAGADMMSVHQEVCRHLHRTLQHIVQHGLLPGVVINPATPVDTLIEVLPMLHYVLVMSVNPGFGGQKFLPLALDKIAHLTELREEMGLNFRIEVDGGVAHDTVTQVVEAGADMLVAGSAVFSPGKTEQNAQEFLKLARAAIPAQVA